One part of the Lachnospiraceae bacterium JLR.KK002 genome encodes these proteins:
- the rimM gene encoding ribosome maturation factor RimM (Essential for efficient processing of 16S rRNA) yields the protein MEDLFQVGVITTTHGIRGEVKVFPTTDDAARFKKLKKVLLDTGREKLELEIVQVKFFKNLVILKFKDIDNINDVEKYKGKSLFVTRDQAVKCEKDEYFIADLLGVRVLTEEGQALGQIADVLQTGANDVYVIQADETSSSAGRKKELLIPAIKECILDVDMEQRTMRIHLLPGLLEED from the coding sequence ATGGAAGATTTGTTTCAGGTGGGTGTGATAACCACTACCCATGGAATCCGGGGGGAAGTAAAAGTATTTCCCACCACGGACGATGCAGCAAGGTTTAAAAAATTAAAAAAAGTACTGCTGGACACCGGCAGGGAAAAGCTGGAACTGGAAATTGTCCAGGTGAAATTTTTTAAGAATCTGGTGATTCTGAAATTTAAAGATATTGATAATATAAATGATGTGGAAAAATATAAAGGAAAAAGCCTTTTCGTAACCAGGGACCAGGCGGTAAAATGCGAAAAAGACGAATACTTTATTGCAGACTTGCTTGGGGTCAGAGTTCTGACAGAAGAAGGACAGGCGCTGGGACAGATTGCAGATGTACTGCAGACCGGGGCCAATGACGTCTATGTGATTCAGGCAGATGAAACGTCTTCTTCTGCCGGCAGGAAGAAAGAACTGCTGATTCCGGCAATTAAAGAATGTATTCTGGATGTGGATATGGAACAGAGGACCATGCGGATACATCTGCTGCCGGGCCTTCTGGAAGAGGACTGA
- the rplS gene encoding 50S ribosomal protein L19 — protein MNATEIMKSIEQEQLKSEITEFRVGDTIKVYGKIKEGNRERIQVFEGIVLKRQGGSNRETFTVRKFSNGVGVEKTWPLHSPNVEKIEVVRRGKVRRAKLNYLRGRVGKRAKVKELVK, from the coding sequence ATGAACGCAACAGAAATTATGAAAAGTATTGAACAGGAACAGTTAAAATCAGAGATTACGGAATTCCGCGTAGGCGATACCATTAAAGTATATGGTAAGATTAAAGAAGGAAACCGTGAAAGAATTCAGGTTTTTGAAGGAATTGTGTTAAAGAGACAGGGCGGCAGCAACCGTGAGACTTTCACCGTAAGAAAATTCTCCAACGGTGTGGGAGTTGAGAAGACCTGGCCGCTGCATTCTCCCAATGTTGAGAAGATTGAAGTTGTCCGCCGCGGTAAAGTAAGACGTGCGAAATTAAATTACCTGAGAGGACGCGTAGGCAAGAGAGCAAAAGTAAAAGAGCTGGTAAAATAA
- the pgeF gene encoding peptidoglycan editing factor PgeF gives MEQQIVFQSGSRKPVPVLKQAETEAGIFPYLSFPLVEETHLVKHCFTTRLGGVSKGIFESLNLSFTRGDEREAVEENFRRISQALGTEYGNFVLTDQTHTANVRRAGREDAGKGLLRERDYTDIDGLITNEPGLVLSAFFADCVPLYFVDTRQKAIGLSHSGWRGTVGRMGKATLEAMKREFQTEPEDVVCAIGPSICQNCYEVSEDVALAFEQGFPGRRDEILQDKGNGKYQLDLWRANEIVLLEAGIRQEHLTVTEICTCCNHKLLFSHRASHGKRGNLGAFLCLK, from the coding sequence ATGGAGCAGCAAATCGTATTTCAGTCCGGAAGCAGGAAACCAGTTCCGGTATTAAAACAGGCAGAGACGGAGGCGGGAATCTTTCCGTACCTGTCTTTTCCGCTGGTGGAAGAAACCCATCTGGTAAAGCACTGTTTTACCACCAGACTGGGCGGCGTCAGCAAAGGCATATTTGAAAGTCTGAATCTGAGCTTTACCAGAGGAGATGAGAGGGAAGCTGTGGAAGAAAATTTCCGCAGAATCTCACAGGCCCTTGGGACAGAGTATGGGAATTTTGTGCTGACAGACCAGACCCATACCGCCAATGTAAGGCGGGCGGGCAGGGAAGATGCGGGAAAGGGACTGCTCAGAGAAAGGGATTATACGGATATTGACGGACTGATTACCAATGAACCGGGGCTGGTACTGTCAGCCTTTTTTGCGGACTGCGTGCCCCTGTATTTTGTGGATACCAGGCAGAAAGCCATCGGGCTGTCTCATTCCGGCTGGCGGGGAACTGTGGGCCGCATGGGAAAAGCCACGCTGGAGGCCATGAAACGGGAATTTCAGACAGAGCCGGAGGATGTGGTCTGTGCCATCGGCCCCTCCATCTGCCAGAACTGCTATGAGGTCAGCGAAGATGTGGCGCTGGCATTTGAGCAGGGATTTCCCGGACGCAGAGACGAGATTCTGCAGGATAAGGGAAATGGAAAATACCAGCTTGATTTGTGGCGGGCCAATGAGATTGTCCTGCTGGAAGCAGGTATCCGGCAGGAACACCTGACAGTGACAGAAATCTGTACCTGCTGTAACCATAAATTACTGTTTTCCCATCGGGCCAGCCATGGGAAACGGGGAAATCTTGGGGCATTTCTGTGCCTGAAATGA
- a CDS encoding YraN family protein — MGKAGNENRSLGMAFEQQAAEFLKEKGYQILTANFRSRYGEIDLVARQGKYLVFVEVKYRKDIRGGHPLEAVNLSKQRKICRTAEYYCLRYGYGEETPCRFDVIGILGTEMIHVEHAFPFRR, encoded by the coding sequence TTGGGAAAAGCAGGAAATGAGAACCGCAGTCTTGGCATGGCCTTCGAACAGCAGGCGGCAGAATTTCTGAAAGAAAAGGGTTATCAGATTCTGACGGCAAATTTCCGCAGCAGGTATGGAGAAATAGATCTGGTGGCCAGACAGGGGAAATACCTGGTATTTGTGGAAGTAAAATACCGGAAAGATATAAGAGGCGGCCATCCGCTGGAGGCGGTGAATCTTTCAAAGCAGCGGAAAATCTGCCGGACGGCGGAATATTACTGTCTCCGTTATGGATATGGAGAAGAGACGCCCTGCCGGTTTGACGTAATCGGAATTCTGGGAACAGAGATGATTCATGTGGAACATGCGTTTCCTTTTCGGCGCTGA
- the trmD gene encoding tRNA (guanosine(37)-N1)-methyltransferase TrmD: protein MNFYILTLFPDMVMNGLNTSIIGRAMEAGRLHIEAINIRDYSANKHEKVDDYPYGGGAGMLMQAQPVYDAWKSVVERIGKKPRCVYVTPQGKTFCQNDARRLAGEEDMILLCGHYEGIDQRVLEEIVTDYMSIGDYVLTGGELPAMVMVDAIARMVPGVLGNESSGSTESFEGGLLEYPQYSRPEEWNGKKVPPILLSGHHKKIEAWRRQQSVLLTRERRPDLLAQAELSPQEREWLEEYEKSSDSRGVVDFSEKL from the coding sequence ATGAATTTTTATATACTGACTTTATTTCCGGATATGGTAATGAACGGACTGAATACCAGTATCATCGGGCGGGCCATGGAAGCAGGACGACTGCATATTGAGGCCATTAATATCAGAGATTATTCCGCAAATAAACATGAAAAAGTAGATGATTATCCGTATGGCGGCGGAGCGGGAATGCTGATGCAGGCCCAGCCAGTATACGATGCCTGGAAATCTGTGGTGGAGCGAATCGGGAAAAAGCCCCGGTGTGTCTATGTGACCCCTCAGGGAAAAACCTTCTGCCAGAATGACGCCAGAAGGCTGGCCGGAGAGGAAGATATGATTCTGCTCTGCGGTCATTACGAAGGCATAGACCAGCGGGTACTGGAAGAAATTGTGACAGATTACATGTCCATCGGAGATTACGTCCTGACCGGAGGGGAGCTGCCGGCCATGGTGATGGTGGACGCCATTGCCCGTATGGTTCCGGGGGTTCTGGGCAATGAAAGTTCCGGCAGCACGGAGTCCTTTGAAGGCGGCCTGCTGGAATATCCCCAGTATTCCAGACCGGAGGAATGGAATGGCAAAAAGGTACCGCCCATATTGTTATCTGGCCACCATAAAAAAATTGAAGCTTGGCGGCGTCAGCAATCTGTCCTGCTGACCAGAGAGCGCAGGCCGGATTTGCTGGCCCAGGCGGAACTGTCGCCTCAGGAGCGGGAGTGGCTGGAGGAATATGAAAAATCCTCTGATTCCCGCGGGGTTGTTGACTTTTCAGAAAAATTATGA
- a CDS encoding EscU/YscU/HrcU family type III secretion system export apparatus switch protein has product METTSGEKQKTAVAIAYNPGETAPKIIATGKGHLAERIIEKAKEDNIPFYRDDKLAKTLSKLEIGDMIPPELYEVVAEILVFVDDMERMREKLR; this is encoded by the coding sequence ATGGAAACCACATCGGGTGAAAAGCAGAAAACCGCTGTGGCCATAGCCTACAATCCGGGGGAAACCGCACCGAAAATCATAGCTACCGGAAAAGGGCATCTGGCGGAGCGGATTATTGAAAAGGCGAAAGAAGACAACATCCCCTTTTACCGGGATGATAAACTGGCAAAAACCCTGTCCAAACTGGAAATCGGCGATATGATACCGCCGGAACTGTATGAAGTGGTGGCGGAAATACTGGTATTTGTAGATGATATGGAGCGAATGCGGGAGAAACTGCGGTAA
- the ylqF gene encoding ribosome biogenesis GTPase YlqF: MQFQWYPGHMTKARRQMQEDMKLIDLVIELVDARIPLSSRNPDIDELGKQKARLILMNKADLASEEQTAAWAEYFRKKGWFVVKLDARSRTGMKTISSVIMEACREKTERDRKRGIKNRPIRAMVVGIPNVGKSTFINTYAGKACARTGNKPGVTKGKQWIKLNKNVELLDTPGILWPKFEDQQVGLLLALIGSIKDEILNIDELSLELIGILKENYPGVLAARYGVEEDRNPPELLMQIAENRNCVKKGNEPDYSKAAALVIDEFRSGRLGNITLEFPNEES; encoded by the coding sequence ATGCAGTTTCAATGGTATCCTGGACATATGACGAAAGCCAGACGTCAGATGCAGGAAGATATGAAATTAATAGATCTGGTAATTGAACTGGTAGACGCCAGAATTCCCTTAAGCAGCCGCAATCCCGATATAGATGAACTTGGAAAGCAGAAAGCCAGACTGATTCTTATGAACAAAGCGGATCTGGCCAGTGAAGAACAGACAGCCGCCTGGGCGGAATATTTCAGGAAAAAGGGCTGGTTTGTGGTAAAACTGGACGCCAGGTCCCGGACAGGGATGAAGACCATCAGCAGCGTGATTATGGAAGCCTGCAGGGAGAAAACGGAGCGGGACCGGAAACGAGGCATTAAAAACCGTCCCATACGGGCCATGGTGGTGGGAATTCCCAACGTGGGTAAATCCACGTTTATCAATACCTATGCGGGAAAAGCCTGTGCCAGAACGGGAAATAAGCCGGGGGTAACCAAAGGAAAACAGTGGATTAAGCTGAATAAGAATGTGGAGCTTCTGGACACGCCTGGAATTTTATGGCCCAAATTTGAAGATCAGCAGGTGGGGCTGCTGCTGGCACTGATTGGCTCCATAAAAGACGAAATTTTAAATATTGACGAACTTTCTCTGGAACTGATTGGAATTCTGAAGGAAAATTATCCTGGAGTGCTGGCTGCACGGTACGGGGTGGAAGAAGACCGGAATCCGCCGGAACTGCTGATGCAGATTGCCGAAAACCGCAACTGTGTCAAAAAGGGAAATGAGCCTGATTACAGCAAAGCGGCAGCCCTTGTCATTGACGAGTTCCGCAGCGGACGCCTGGGAAACATAACCCTTGAATTCCCCAATGAGGAGAGTTGA
- the lepB gene encoding signal peptidase I, producing MRRTSGLNFNRKKRKVNTGLLREIALWTGEILLTMFVAVLLVLFVGFRISVVGPSMSPTLENGEKILVNRLVYKIFSPKQNDLIVFLPNGNEKSHYYIKRVIAMPGDKVQVKEGMIYINGEPFEEKVEVPAIENALLAEEELTVGEDEYFVLGDNRNNSEDSRYASIGNVKKEYIVGKAWCIVWPWDRFALLK from the coding sequence ATGAGAAGGACATCAGGATTAAATTTTAACCGGAAAAAGCGAAAAGTAAATACAGGATTACTGAGAGAGATTGCGCTCTGGACAGGGGAGATTCTGCTGACCATGTTTGTGGCAGTCCTTTTGGTGTTATTTGTGGGATTCCGCATTTCTGTGGTGGGCCCTTCCATGTCTCCCACGCTGGAGAACGGAGAGAAAATTCTGGTCAACCGGCTTGTGTATAAAATATTCAGCCCGAAGCAGAACGATCTGATTGTATTTCTGCCCAATGGAAACGAGAAATCCCATTACTATATCAAGCGGGTCATCGCCATGCCGGGAGACAAAGTGCAGGTAAAGGAAGGCATGATTTATATTAATGGAGAGCCTTTTGAAGAAAAGGTGGAAGTTCCCGCCATTGAAAATGCACTGCTGGCAGAAGAAGAACTCACCGTGGGCGAGGACGAGTATTTTGTGCTGGGGGATAACAGGAACAACAGCGAGGACAGCCGGTACGCCAGTATTGGAAATGTAAAGAAAGAATATATTGTGGGAAAGGCATGGTGTATTGTCTGGCCCTGGGACAGATTCGCTCTGCTGAAATAA
- the lepB gene encoding signal peptidase I: MVKETLSFILYIAIVFLVTYLVIHYVGQRTQVSGTSMEYTLSDGDNLIVDKISYRFHDPERFDIIVFPFQYKEDTYYIKRIIGLPGETVQIDDEGNIYIDGEVLEESYGREIILDPGEAASPIELGEGEYFVLGDNRNASSDSRDPSVGKIRREDIIGRAWLRLYPFDRIGFIKHQ; the protein is encoded by the coding sequence ATGGTGAAAGAGACCCTGAGTTTTATTCTCTATATTGCAATTGTATTTCTGGTGACCTATCTGGTGATTCATTATGTGGGGCAGCGCACCCAGGTAAGCGGTACTTCCATGGAATATACCCTCAGTGACGGAGATAATCTGATTGTGGATAAAATCAGCTACCGGTTCCACGACCCGGAACGGTTTGATATCATAGTATTTCCTTTTCAGTACAAAGAAGATACTTATTATATCAAGAGGATTATCGGCCTGCCGGGAGAAACGGTACAGATTGATGACGAAGGGAATATCTATATTGACGGGGAAGTGCTGGAGGAATCCTACGGAAGAGAGATTATTTTAGATCCGGGAGAAGCCGCCAGTCCCATTGAACTGGGAGAAGGAGAATATTTTGTGCTGGGAGATAACAGGAATGCAAGTTCAGACAGCCGGGATCCCAGTGTGGGCAAAATACGCAGAGAAGATATTATCGGAAGAGCCTGGCTGCGGCTTTATCCCTTTGACCGGATTGGATTTATCAAACATCAGTAG
- a CDS encoding flagellar hook-length control protein FliK, producing the protein MSFLEGVHQYQANTASNTQTLNSVKETASVRPASQLQELVPGKVFEGMVTDIKSNGQVTLGLSDGSTIQARMETGVTLEQGQPMLFEVKGTTEEQISIRPVVLESAQNPTLMKALEAAGLKVNPRNLSMVNQMMMEQLPIDRNSLLQMARAAAGFPQADMQTLVQMQKLGFQITENSLNQFQNYQNGQQAILPDLQNLMEGLANLPEQLFGQEGQGLTENFTLGGSGQNPAATGAGQNPAAAEAGQQTGRIPGIQQQIMEILLGNSTQAEGAGATGGQTETVNPDLQNPVSQNPASQGTGVPESLTGAAQAESQAQVQAKAESQVQVQAQAGVPPEAPESAGKESGAQAQNTINQILTGEQQENLASMLKESGAAENQQLLPQGRLNANLSAGEFLQQMMKALESSEYGEAGAMKKLFSSKEVKNLMKQAMTEQWMLTPEKLKEEGAVKELYQRLNRQMSELQQVLSQAGKEGSALAKTAQSVQNNLDFMNQLNQVYTYVQLPLKLQQQNAHSDLYVYTNKKNLREKEGDLSALLHLDMEHLGSTDIYVKMHGQSVQTDFYLADEKSYRLIAGFTDKLAERLEQKGYSCEIKVENRKLQKDSPREFLEQEKPAGKLHRYSFDVKA; encoded by the coding sequence ATGTCATTTTTGGAGGGTGTTCATCAATATCAGGCCAATACAGCATCCAATACACAGACCCTGAATTCTGTAAAGGAAACAGCTTCCGTGCGTCCGGCCTCTCAGCTTCAGGAACTGGTTCCGGGCAAAGTGTTTGAAGGAATGGTGACAGACATAAAAAGCAACGGTCAGGTAACCCTTGGACTGAGCGACGGAAGTACCATACAGGCCAGAATGGAGACGGGAGTCACACTGGAACAGGGGCAGCCCATGCTGTTTGAGGTAAAGGGTACCACAGAAGAACAGATTTCCATCCGCCCGGTGGTTCTGGAAAGTGCTCAGAATCCCACATTGATGAAAGCGCTGGAGGCGGCGGGACTGAAGGTAAATCCCCGTAACCTGTCCATGGTAAACCAGATGATGATGGAGCAGCTTCCCATAGACAGAAACAGCCTGCTGCAGATGGCGCGGGCTGCGGCCGGTTTTCCTCAGGCAGACATGCAGACGCTGGTTCAGATGCAGAAGCTGGGATTTCAGATTACGGAAAATTCCCTGAACCAGTTTCAGAATTATCAGAACGGACAGCAGGCAATCCTGCCGGATTTGCAGAACCTGATGGAAGGTCTTGCAAATCTGCCGGAGCAGCTGTTCGGACAGGAAGGACAGGGACTTACGGAGAATTTTACGCTGGGCGGCAGCGGGCAGAATCCGGCGGCAACAGGGGCCGGACAGAATCCGGCAGCGGCAGAAGCCGGACAGCAGACAGGCCGGATTCCCGGAATTCAGCAGCAGATTATGGAAATTCTGCTGGGCAACAGTACACAGGCAGAGGGAGCGGGTGCGACAGGGGGACAGACGGAGACCGTGAATCCGGATTTGCAGAATCCGGTATCTCAGAATCCGGCTTCTCAGGGTACAGGAGTACCGGAAAGCCTTACCGGCGCAGCCCAGGCGGAGTCTCAGGCCCAGGTACAGGCCAAAGCAGAGTCCCAGGTCCAGGTACAGGCCCAGGCAGGAGTTCCCCCGGAAGCTCCGGAATCTGCCGGGAAAGAGAGCGGCGCCCAGGCGCAGAATACCATAAACCAGATACTGACCGGAGAACAACAGGAGAATCTGGCCTCCATGCTGAAAGAATCCGGGGCAGCGGAAAATCAGCAGCTTCTGCCCCAGGGCAGGCTGAATGCGAACCTTTCTGCCGGAGAATTTCTGCAGCAGATGATGAAAGCCCTGGAAAGCAGCGAGTATGGAGAGGCCGGGGCCATGAAGAAGCTGTTTTCTTCAAAAGAAGTGAAAAACCTGATGAAACAGGCCATGACAGAGCAGTGGATGCTGACGCCGGAAAAATTAAAAGAAGAAGGGGCTGTAAAGGAGCTGTACCAGCGTCTGAACCGGCAGATGTCAGAGTTGCAGCAGGTGCTGTCCCAGGCGGGAAAGGAAGGCAGCGCCCTGGCAAAAACAGCTCAGTCCGTGCAGAACAATCTGGATTTTATGAATCAGTTAAATCAGGTGTACACCTATGTGCAGCTTCCGCTGAAACTGCAGCAGCAGAATGCCCACAGCGATTTGTATGTGTATACCAACAAAAAGAATCTGAGGGAAAAGGAAGGCGATTTGTCCGCACTGCTCCACCTGGATATGGAACATCTGGGTTCCACCGATATTTATGTGAAAATGCATGGACAGTCGGTGCAGACGGATTTCTACCTGGCAGATGAGAAATCTTACCGGCTGATTGCCGGATTTACAGATAAACTGGCGGAACGTCTGGAGCAGAAAGGATATAGCTGTGAGATAAAGGTGGAAAACAGGAAACTGCAGAAAGATTCTCCCCGGGAATTTCTGGAGCAGGAAAAGCCTGCCGGAAAGCTGCACCGGTATTCCTTTGATGTGAAAGCATAG
- the rpsP gene encoding 30S ribosomal protein S16 encodes MVKIRLKRMGQKKAPFYRIVVADSRSPRDGKFIEEIGTYDPTRDPSEFHVNEELAKKWLANGAQPTEMVGKIFKAAGIEK; translated from the coding sequence ATGGTAAAAATCAGACTGAAAAGAATGGGACAGAAGAAGGCTCCTTTCTATAGAATCGTGGTAGCTGATTCCCGGTCTCCGAGAGACGGTAAATTTATCGAGGAGATTGGAACCTATGACCCAACAAGGGATCCAAGCGAGTTCCATGTAAATGAAGAACTGGCAAAGAAATGGCTGGCAAATGGTGCTCAGCCTACAGAAATGGTAGGAAAGATTTTTAAAGCAGCCGGTATCGAAAAATAA
- a CDS encoding M42 family metallopeptidase yields METIMEYILDETRKILAIDSPTGYTEEAAEYLMKAYRSLGYEPVKTVKGGVLVNLGGQEPENGILLEAHMDTLGAMVCEIKGNGRLKVSPLGGLNPNNAEAENCRIITRFDGVYEGTFQMENASVHVNGDYSTAKRSFDTMEVVLDEKVSSMEETEKLGIMAGDIVAFAPRTVITEKGYIKSRFLDDKLSVGVLLGFAKYIKEEKIIPERNIYQHITVYEEVGHGACGTVPDGVTEILSVDMGCVGEGLNCTEHQVSICVKDSVGPYSYPVVSGLIKAAKDHGIDFAPDVYPHYGSDADAALEAGYDCRHGLIGPGVYASHGYERSHVDGVKATLDLLKAYLL; encoded by the coding sequence ATGGAAACAATTATGGAATATATTCTGGATGAGACCAGAAAAATTCTGGCCATAGACAGCCCTACCGGATATACGGAAGAAGCGGCGGAGTATCTGATGAAAGCGTACCGCTCTCTGGGATATGAACCGGTAAAAACCGTAAAAGGTGGCGTGCTGGTGAATCTGGGCGGACAGGAGCCGGAGAACGGGATTTTACTGGAAGCCCATATGGATACGCTGGGCGCCATGGTTTGTGAAATCAAAGGGAACGGCAGGCTGAAAGTGTCGCCTCTGGGCGGTCTGAATCCCAACAATGCAGAAGCAGAAAACTGCCGGATTATTACCAGATTCGACGGCGTGTATGAGGGAACCTTTCAGATGGAAAATGCTTCCGTCCATGTAAACGGCGATTACAGCACAGCCAAACGGAGCTTTGATACCATGGAAGTGGTACTGGACGAAAAAGTCAGCTCCATGGAAGAGACGGAAAAACTTGGTATTATGGCAGGGGATATTGTGGCCTTTGCGCCCAGAACTGTGATTACGGAAAAAGGCTATATCAAGAGCCGGTTTCTGGATGATAAGCTGAGTGTGGGTGTTTTGCTGGGATTTGCGAAATATATAAAAGAGGAAAAGATTATTCCTGAACGGAATATTTACCAGCACATTACCGTTTATGAAGAAGTGGGTCATGGAGCCTGCGGAACGGTACCCGACGGCGTAACAGAAATTCTGTCTGTGGACATGGGATGTGTGGGCGAGGGACTGAACTGTACGGAGCACCAGGTATCCATCTGTGTGAAAGACAGCGTGGGCCCTTACAGTTATCCTGTGGTAAGCGGTCTGATAAAGGCGGCGAAAGACCATGGCATTGACTTTGCCCCGGACGTATATCCCCATTACGGGTCAGATGCGGACGCTGCACTGGAGGCGGGTTATGACTGCCGCCATGGGCTGATTGGTCCGGGAGTCTATGCCTCTCATGGCTATGAGAGAAGCCATGTGGACGGAGTAAAGGCCACGCTGGATTTGCTGAAAGCATACTTACTGTAA
- a CDS encoding ribonuclease HII, translating to MGEQKKISEIKEELQAAEETMLPAFISEYNNDSRAGVQKLLQQAGKRLEKLQQERERIERLKVYERQYEQAGHVCGIDEAGRGPLAGPVVAGAVILPKDCGILYINDSKKLSEKKREELYEVIMEQALATGIGMVSPARIDEINILQATYEAMRQAIQNLTLTPDILLNDAVTIPQVDIPQVPIIKGDAKSISIGAASIIAKVTRDRLMVEYDKIMPEYGFARNKGYGSQEHMQAVRTFGPSPIHRQTFIKNIERQ from the coding sequence GTGGGAGAACAGAAGAAAATCAGTGAGATAAAAGAGGAATTACAGGCAGCAGAGGAGACGATGCTGCCTGCCTTTATTTCCGAATATAACAATGACAGTCGCGCCGGAGTTCAGAAATTGCTGCAGCAGGCCGGAAAACGTCTGGAGAAGCTGCAGCAGGAGCGGGAGAGAATCGAGAGACTGAAAGTTTATGAAAGGCAGTACGAACAGGCAGGCCATGTGTGCGGAATCGACGAGGCGGGCAGAGGGCCACTGGCAGGCCCTGTGGTGGCCGGGGCAGTAATTCTGCCCAAAGACTGCGGAATTCTTTATATCAATGATTCCAAAAAGCTCAGTGAGAAAAAAAGAGAAGAACTCTATGAGGTGATTATGGAGCAGGCCCTGGCCACAGGAATCGGCATGGTAAGTCCCGCCAGAATTGATGAAATCAATATTCTTCAGGCAACCTATGAGGCTATGCGGCAGGCTATTCAAAATTTAACTCTGACGCCCGATATATTATTAAATGATGCTGTGACCATTCCCCAGGTGGACATTCCTCAGGTTCCCATTATCAAAGGAGATGCGAAAAGCATTTCCATCGGAGCGGCAAGTATCATTGCAAAAGTAACCAGAGACAGGCTGATGGTGGAATACGACAAAATTATGCCGGAGTATGGATTTGCCCGCAACAAAGGATACGGTTCCCAGGAACACATGCAGGCAGTCCGGACTTTTGGGCCCTCGCCCATACACCGTCAGACCTTTATAAAAAACATAGAAAGGCAGTGA
- a CDS encoding KH domain-containing protein — translation MRELVEVIAKALVDNPEEVAVTETENEKSIVIELRVAQADMGKVIGKQGRIAKAIRSVVKAAAAKSEKKVIVDIMQ, via the coding sequence ATGAGAGAATTGGTAGAAGTAATTGCGAAAGCACTTGTGGATAATCCTGAAGAAGTTGCAGTTACAGAGACTGAGAACGAAAAGTCCATTGTGATAGAGTTACGTGTTGCCCAGGCAGATATGGGAAAGGTCATCGGAAAGCAGGGGCGCATTGCCAAGGCAATCCGTTCCGTTGTAAAAGCAGCAGCAGCTAAAAGCGAAAAGAAAGTTATTGTGGATATTATGCAGTAA